The DNA region catccgctcgtcacggacgccctgctgGAAAGCAACGATGACAGCGttgggggttatccgcgggatggtgttgcggacctggctgaagcactggataaagcgccgcagcgtctccccctcctgctgcttgatggcgtggaggtcgcactccaagccggggcgcgtgaatgtgccctgaaaattagccacgaactggtggcaaagatcatcccaggagccaatggttcctgggggtaagttcatgagccaagaacgggcagagcccctcaaggcaaaatgaaaataattagccatcaccttttcgtgCCACCAGCCacctggacagcggtggtgtatatctggaggaactcgacgggttcgatggacccgtcgtacttctccggcagctcgaggcggaacttggagggccatttgacccggcagAGCTCACTAgtaaaggcacggcagccggtgccgtaccctgagGCGCGGTTGGTgttcttgggcggtgaacgTCAGGGAGTTGGGGAGCCACGGCGATCATAGGCCGGCAatgaggaggcctggtcctcagcttcagcctcctgccggatttcccgctggcgctcgagagtgacgcgggcgtcttcgaggcccctccgctcgttgagacgcaagcggaggtcttgggctccggacgcggccaggggggggcgctccgcctggagcccccccggcctgtgcgaacgttacccgtcgatgggccggttctggctgtgccacgctgggtggtggcgcgagaactcttcgccagcacctggcggcgagaaGTGCCGACCAGGGTGGCgacttcttggagccagcggccctctgGGGTTTCCGCCGTCGCCTGGacgggcggatgcctgaggagagcgtgcgccgcaagcagcgcgctcccggggctggcctcgccaaaggcgagcctacgccggagaggcgcccggcgtTGTCCAGATACGGATCTGGCGGTAGGAGTGTCAACCaccggctgggggtcggatggtgcaccgacGACGGTGGTGGCGGCCCGGCTAGGCACAGCGCCCTGGTCctcttgggaggggaacgccgcgcgtgcagatcgcggctgctgctgggacgcagcagcggctggggcctcctgtgcgaggggttgcatttccccgctggaactggagccggaacactggaggcggtgaccaccggccatttttcctgtggaagaaaacaaaacaaacggattcagggatgcttcccccctacctggcgcgccagctgtcggaggattaactccagtcgcagggatcccgagagacccctttttagagattcggacggggggatgatcctgaataagttcgtcggagaaataaatgggagtaaatgcaacggtcggtggtgggggtgtgttgacctagtgcaagaagaagtaaatacaccggaatttagacaggttcgggccgcacgggggcgtaataccctactcctgtatgtatgctataactgtcctgaggaagtccctcaaggatgttgctagttacaagaatattaatctatctaagagcttggggctccttgttcttcggctggaactgggctcagccttcctcacggTATTCTTTTGCGCTTTGTTCTTCGTGTCTGCTCTCGGTCTCTTGTTCTGTCTCTCTTTTCTCGTTGCTGGTCTGTCcctgcttctgtgccgccggctgtttTAAGTACTCGTCGGCcgtgacatgccccgaacggaaggaggggggctcgagttccgagacgccataaatggaaagggcgtcatcatttcctctgggcgaagtgaccgggggtggaaaatgcgtcgtaCGCCCGATCAcccatcaccataaatgccctggcaacgggcgccgtggagagggcccaccaggcagccgcagagcaacccggcgtgcttgccctgccttgttcccctgccacagcaatGCGGCAGAccgaacgccttgatccttacgacgttatcccgagacaagccggatggcacgggacgagacccgtgcaattaataaccccacgcctctctgccaaaacatagcagggactgacgctgagcgcggcgggagcagttggaggcgtcaGGCCACGCATGCttattaaatgcggcctcgggcctttgactggtcgACACCTCACtggtaggcccctcgggggtctttctgggtcgtcggggtaccgagtgctcgggggtaccgttcacctccccgagcactctctcccgagaatacctttccttgtcctcaggggaccgagtgcttgggggcactgttcacctccccgagcactcttgtacggaccttcggggaaccgagtgctcggaggctgtcgcacgcagccccgagcactctctcccgagcactcttgcacggacgtttggggaaccgagtgctcgggggctgccgctcgcagccccgagcactcttgcacggaccttcggggaaccgagtgctcgggggctgccgctcgcagccctgagcactctctcccgaaacttgtcTTTTCTAGGCGTCGGGGTACTAGGGTGCTTGGGGGTGACCGTACATCTCTCCGAGCACCCtattcccggtacttggattccgtggatcatcggggaactggggtgctcgaggaccactgactgtggccccgagcgccttcttccgggacttaatcttttctcatcttgcaggagagaTCCCGcggatggcgccatgtgacgGATGGCTGGCTCggcctcgggatttggggacccccggttcctgatacaccgacaagtaTGTActctgggtgtatgtactcccacctctcatataccacttttatatgtgtgttatacttctttatcactttaaatatacttcattagtaattataagatactacaatacaaagcccacaattttttttatgaaattccatgatttttttatcataatttgcatatatacttctttttttaataaaaaaaagagtatatagcaaaactgaaaggctaacattgaattttttttcatacaactcatattggagtatcttagaattagtattagagtatactaaaaatgataaaagagtataaagtgtttgtttaggtggtatattgcatgtgggagtacatactcttaggagtatagaataggtatcatatatatatatatatatatatatatatatatatatatatatatatatatatatatatatatatatatatatatatatatatatatatatatatatatatatatatatggaatcTGATCGCATGGCGCCATCAAATATGTAAACATGTGCAAGCCTTGTCTTGTTCCACACCGCATCTGTGCATCGTCCATGTTTTCTGGTGCTCCCACTAAAAAACGACATCGCGAGCACCAATAATTTAGCCCCCATGTAGCACTTGGGGAAGAATAGTTCTCGCCATGGATAGGTCCATCGTAGCAAGATGTCTTATACATACCAGCTATAAGTTACCAAGCTTAAGGTGGCAACGCCATAGTTGGGCTTGGAAGCTTCGTGCGCAACACCAATGGAAGACCACTACTTCATCTCTCTCGGCTTGGCTCTGGTGTCGCTGCTCGTCGTGCTCGCCAGGCGCCGGCGGTCCCCGGTGCACGGGCACGGGCTGCGGCTGCCGCCGGGGCCGTGGCAGCTGCCGGTCATCGGCAGCCTGCACCACATCGCCGGCCAGCTCCCGCACCGCGCGATGCGGGACCTGGCGCGGCGCCACGGGCCGGTGATGCTGCTCCGGATCGGCGAGGTGCCCACGCTGGTGGTGTCGTCCCGGGAGGCGGCGCGAGAGGTGATGAAGACACATGACACCGCGTTCGCGTCGCGGCCGCTGAGCGCCACGGTGCGCGTGCTCACCAGCGGCGGCCGGGACATCATCTTCGCGCCCTACGGGGACCACTGGCGCCAGCTCCGCAAGATCGCCATCACGGAGCTCCTCAGCGCGCGCCGGGTGCTCTCCTTCCGCGCCATccgcgaggaggaggtcgccacCATGCTGCGCGCGTgcgccgctgccgcggcgggCACGCGCCCCGTGGAGATGCGCGCGCGGCTGTCCGCGCTCGTGGCGGACGCCACGGTGCGCGCCGTGATCGGCGACCGTTGCAAGGACCGCGACGTGTTCCTGCGGGCGCTCGACCGCTCCATCCAGCTCTCGGCCGGGTTCAACCCGGCCGACCTGTGGCCGTCCTCCTGGCTCGTTGTCCGGCTCAGCGGCGCCGTGCGCCACGCCGAGAAGTGCCGTGACACGGTTTACGAGATCCTCGACGGCATCATCATGGAGCATCTGGAGAGGATGAACAAAGGCGGTGCCGGCGAGGCCGAGGACCTTCTCGACGTGCTGCTGAAGATACAGAAGGACGGCGGCCTGCAGATCCCGCTCGACATGGACGTCATCAAAGCCGTTATCTTTGTAAGTTCTCATTACTTGCTCGTTTAGTCGTTCTAACCAGTCATTACTCCATTGATGAAATACCAATTTGTTAGTCTTCATAGTCGTGATTGCTGGCGTTATGGTCATGTGTCTTGGCTTCTGTTCATCTGTTGACTTTAGGAGTTTGGAACTTTGGGTGTAGCATACGGCAGAAGCACACAAGGATTTGTTCTTATCGGCTCATCTTTTCCTTCAAactttttccctaaaaaaatgaGACAAGCAACAATAAGTAGCGATCATATAAGTAGCGATCATATATAGTGCGTTTCGGGGCAAGCTCCAGATTAATAATTTTCATGCGCTTGATTTCATTTTATTCTTACATGTTTGCTGAATTTTCTGCCTGTTAGATTTACTCTGAGCTAGATACATATGTTTTCATGTGTCGGATGTTGAACCAGTAACTGAAATTTGGGAGAAATGTAAAAACCCACCAGCACGTTTGAGAGTTCGttaaaaaaacttgcaactaCTTTTTCTCCCGACTTCCACTGTAACTTTGGGGTGATAAAACAAATCCCCTTAGAACATCCTAAttatattccttttattttgtttccttcCGGATTTCgtttctatttctattcttttttttctcatctccaacagcttcctttcgaaAGGGATTTGTGTatagaaatgagagagaatcacGTACTGAAGGGAATAACCTTataaatcccttcgtgacgagaACCGTGAAAGAAAACCGTTagaacgctgaagggaacgaagaTCCCTTTGTGAAGGGATTTTGGGCCTGACAGAAATCGGTTGAGGATGTCTTATGACCATTGAACGGAAAAAAAAGTTGTAGGCATGTTTTGAGAAACCTCAAAGTTACATATAAGTTTTTACAATTTTGCCTTGAAATTTTCACTTAATCTCTAAAAATCAGGCAGCTGTGTTTTCGGTTGATGGCTTTTCTTCTATCTGAATCCGTCAAGTGAAACAAAACAAGATGTAACACAAGAATATCACGTTCCCGCCATGCTGTCAACTTGTCGTGCTGATCAGCTTCTCTGCAACGCAGGACATCTTCGGTGCCGGCAGCGAGACGTCGGCGACGACGCTggagtgggccatggcggagcTCATCCGGAACCCGAAGGCCATGCAGCGTGCGACGGCCGAGGTGCGGCGCGCCTTCAGGGCGCACGGATCGGTGCGCGAGCACGAGCTCGGAGAGCTCCCGTACCTGCACCTCGTCATCCGGGAGACGTTCCGGCTGCACACGCCCCTGCCGCTGCTGCTCCCGCGGGAGTCTCAGGAGCCGTGTCGCGTGCTCGGGTACGACGTGCCGCGGGGCACGACGGTGCTGGTGAACGTCTGGGCGCTGGGCCGCGACGAGCGGTACTGGCCCGACGACCCCGAGGAGTTCCGGCCGGAGCGGTTCGAGGTCGGCGAGGCCGCAGCGGTGGATTTCAAGGGCACCGACTTCGAGCTCCTGCCTTTCGGCGCTGGCCGGAGGATGTGCCCCGGGATGGCGTTCGGCCTCGCCAACCTCGAGCTCGCGCTCGCCAGCCTCCTGTTCCACTTCGACTGGGAGGTGCCCGTCGTGGTCGACCCGGCCGGGCTCGACATGACCGAGGCGTTCGGCATCACCGCGCGCCGGAAGGCCAACCTCCTGCTCTGTCCCATCCTCCGGGTGCCCGTGCCCGGCGTCTAGTCGATGCCACCGACGCACGTGTGCTTAGAgccgcagcgccgccgccgaagcATTGCTCGTTGGTCGTCAGTGTGCACTGTTCTACGGCAATAGCAACGTATGCACAGCGTTCTGCCCACTGCCTCTTCAGTGCTGACATATGCACAATACAGGAGTACAGGTCACTTGTATTTCGTTTCTTTTATTGGCTTGTATGGGAAGACATGTATCGATCATTCCATGTATATACTTTTGTCGTTTTGAAAGCATTCAAACTTGCAATGTTACAAACTGGACGCAAGATGACTATTCAATTGATTATTTAAGGCCGATGATGGTCCGCTACAATATTGGCGCAACACCATTGCGACAAAATGATTCATCATCTGGACAAGTATATCTgcaatctaaaaaaagaaaaagattttaaTCTTTTAAATAATCATTGTTGTTTCTGGAACTGACAAaaaaactcaccatcactactggttcgcgccacaaaccagcagtgataggtGGATCGGGAGCCAAAAAAAGGGGAACGAGCCAGCTTGGCTACTGGTACCACCGGCGCGCTCTGCGCCCTTGCTGCTACAACAGCCAATGGGGAGGTACTCCCTCCCATACCCATGCGTTGCGCCGCTCTTCGCGGCGGGGATGACACCATTGGTGGAGTCGAGGTCGTGGCCGCGAGGCGGGCCTCTCTCCTCCGAGCAGCGCAGGGCAAGAGGGAGACGATGGTGAAGGCCCACATCACGCCGCTCAGAGGCCATGCTCGTGCTGCTCAGAGGGGAATGGAATCGTCTGACATTATGCTTCAACGTCAGAGGCAAACAGTAAAATGAGTCTACTGTTACAGGGCATCTGATGTTACTGTTCACCAACATAATGTATATATTTACTGTTCATTTATATACTGTAGCTTGAAATTTGATCCGTCGCTTCGCAAACACACGACTGAGATGGAGCAAAGTCAGAGGCACTGTAGCTCTCTGACTTTGCTCCATGAACGTCAGAGGATCCCATTCCGCTTAGAGGCCCCGccattgtcggaggatgaactc from Phragmites australis chromosome 8, lpPhrAust1.1, whole genome shotgun sequence includes:
- the LOC133925967 gene encoding zealexin A1 synthase-like, encoding MEDHYFISLGLALVSLLVVLARRRRSPVHGHGLRLPPGPWQLPVIGSLHHIAGQLPHRAMRDLARRHGPVMLLRIGEVPTLVVSSREAAREVMKTHDTAFASRPLSATVRVLTSGGRDIIFAPYGDHWRQLRKIAITELLSARRVLSFRAIREEEVATMLRACAAAAAGTRPVEMRARLSALVADATVRAVIGDRCKDRDVFLRALDRSIQLSAGFNPADLWPSSWLVVRLSGAVRHAEKCRDTVYEILDGIIMEHLERMNKGGAGEAEDLLDVLLKIQKDGGLQIPLDMDVIKAVIFDIFGAGSETSATTLEWAMAELIRNPKAMQRATAEVRRAFRAHGSVREHELGELPYLHLVIRETFRLHTPLPLLLPRESQEPCRVLGYDVPRGTTVLVNVWALGRDERYWPDDPEEFRPERFEVGEAAAVDFKGTDFELLPFGAGRRMCPGMAFGLANLELALASLLFHFDWEVPVVVDPAGLDMTEAFGITARRKANLLLCPILRVPVPGV